In one Nicotiana sylvestris chromosome 8, ASM39365v2, whole genome shotgun sequence genomic region, the following are encoded:
- the LOC138874812 gene encoding uncharacterized mitochondrial protein AtMg00810-like, protein MDQPTDNGRGKRVTRPPIWLKDYVTTDRPFGEYKVCKLIKSLYGLKQASRQWNIKLTDAFLATGYKQSSYDHSLFTKQAGEEIAIILVYVDDLIITGSTKELIQEAKRTLHNNFKVKDLGELKYFLGIEVMRTKYGILLNQRKYELGLISDLGLSGDRPVTTPLEVNLNLTTIDYDECVGGVNDPVLEDITTYQKLIGRLLYLTITKPDISFGVQVLSQFMQGLKISDWNATLRLVKYIKNAPGQGLLLRKNLKAQLTMFCDLDWAVCPNTGRSVTGYVVKLGESLISWKSKKQQTVSKSSAEAEYRSMGVAISEVNLARRITSRVRYANFQTCAALL, encoded by the coding sequence GGGGAGTACAAAGTGTGTAAGTTGATCAAGTCCTTATACGGGTTAAAACAAGCTTCGAGGCAATGGAACATAAAACTTACTGATGCCTTTCTAGCAACTGGCTACAAACAAAGTTCCTATGATCAttcattattcaccaaacaaGCAGGAGAAGAAATAGCTATCATCTTAGTGTATGTGGATGATCTCATAATCACCGGAAGCACCAAGGAATTGATACAAGAAGCTAAAAGAACTTTGCATAACAATTTTAAGGTAAAAGACCTAGGAGAGTTGAAATATTTTTTGGGAATTGAAGTAATGAGGACCAAATATGGCATATTACTCAATCAAAGGAAGTATGAACTTGGACTAATATCTGATCTAGGACTCAGTGGTGATAGGCCTGTAACCACACCACTGGAAGTCAATTTGAACCTCACAACAATCGACTATGATGAATGTGTTGGGGGTGTCAATGATCCTGTACTTGAAGACATAACAACTTATCAAAAGTTGATTGGGAGGTTGTTATACCTCACCATCACCAAGCCTGATATCAGTTTTGGAGTGCAAGTCTTAAGCCAGTTTATGCAAGGGCTAAAGATTTCAGACTGGAATGCAACATTGAGGCTAGTGAAGTATATAAAGAATGCACCGGGACAAGGACTGCTGCTAAGGAAAAATCTTAAAGCTCAGCTGACAATGTTCTGTGATTTAGACTGGGCAGTATGCCCAAACACTGGGAGGTCAGTGACAGGGTACGTGGTAAAGCTGGGAGAGTCCTTGATTTCTTGGAAATCAAAGAAGCAACAAACAGTGAGCAAAAGCTCGGCAGAAGCTGAATACAGAAGCATGGGAGTAGCAATCTCAGAAGTAAATTTGGCTAGAAGGATTACTAGCAGAGTTAGGTATGCCAATTTCCAGACCTGTGCAGCTCTTTTGTGA